The proteins below come from a single Pandoraea apista genomic window:
- a CDS encoding penicillin acylase family protein, whose product MTLISRSPRVPGAVAVTSAQPWNRYGAPGRRRLFAGIAASLLSLVVVVPAVASAATAESKVSHDTATALQEGTVPGHVDVTIKRDEFGVPHIYASTTYALFYGYGYAIAQDRLFQMEMARRSTQGTVAEVLGEKFVDFDKSIRGNYWPASIRRQLADLPQRERDILDGYAAGMNAWIAQIRAQPDKRMPKQFNDFGFQPTNWDAFDVAMVFVGTMANRFSDATSEIDNLALVTALKDKYGAQKGMALFNELKWIANPDAPSTVPASEGVYPVKVGPDAGAPMQPLARYDGPAPMFARLARGSDGGLLHQDPETNAATMLAQFAASGQPGLAGFPTTSNMWIVGKNKARDARAIMLNGPQFGWFAPAYTYGIGLHGAGFDLVGNTPFGYPCILFGHNGKISWGSTAGFGDDIDIYAEKLDPANPNRYFHKGQWHEMEKRVEIIKVKGGEPVVQEVYRTVHGIVMQRDAKQPIAYAKARAWDGLEVQSLLAWTHQAQAQDWKSWTAQAARHALTINWYYADVAGNIGYVHTGAYPSRQPGHDPRLPVPGTGEWDWKGLLPFSTNPKVYNPKQGWIANWNNSPQKGYPASDLFAFLWGGADRVVEIDQRIEAHDKLSVDDMWQILKDTSAVDVNRRHFVPFIERATATLPATDARRQLAMQLAAWNGLSRDPQHTGHYDTAGPAVMDAWLSAMLKRTLGQVVPAPYDKWFLASGYAAPQDGPTGSINIGNGSKVLYEALRGDKAGVPQTFDIFEGKRQDDVILAALDDAIASLKTKLGPDMTAWRAPTVPLTFRANNFFGVPQANAAEAARTPVYMNRGTENDLIVFGPKGNAAKVVAYDVVAPGQSGFIAPDGTRSPHYADQLEMYTSFGRKPLWHDAADVNRMAKSVERLRIERESNAQ is encoded by the coding sequence ATGACTTTGATTTCTCGTTCGCCTCGTGTGCCTGGTGCGGTGGCTGTAACGTCGGCGCAACCATGGAACCGCTATGGCGCGCCCGGTCGGCGACGTCTGTTCGCCGGCATTGCGGCTTCGCTGCTGAGCCTCGTGGTTGTGGTGCCGGCGGTGGCCTCGGCCGCGACCGCTGAGAGCAAGGTCTCGCACGACACCGCGACGGCGTTGCAGGAGGGCACCGTGCCCGGACATGTCGACGTGACGATCAAGCGCGACGAGTTCGGTGTGCCCCACATCTATGCTTCGACGACGTACGCCTTGTTTTACGGCTATGGCTATGCGATTGCGCAGGATCGGCTGTTCCAGATGGAGATGGCACGCCGCAGCACTCAAGGCACGGTGGCTGAGGTATTGGGCGAGAAGTTCGTGGACTTCGATAAGTCGATTCGCGGCAATTACTGGCCAGCCTCGATTCGTCGTCAACTGGCCGATCTGCCGCAGCGCGAGCGCGATATTCTCGACGGCTACGCCGCCGGCATGAACGCCTGGATTGCGCAGATTCGCGCGCAACCCGATAAACGCATGCCGAAGCAATTCAATGACTTCGGCTTTCAACCCACGAATTGGGACGCCTTCGACGTGGCAATGGTCTTCGTCGGCACGATGGCGAACCGCTTCTCGGACGCCACCAGCGAAATTGACAATCTGGCACTGGTAACGGCGCTTAAGGACAAGTACGGCGCACAGAAGGGCATGGCGCTGTTCAACGAACTGAAGTGGATCGCCAATCCGGATGCCCCCTCGACGGTCCCGGCTTCGGAAGGTGTCTACCCGGTCAAGGTCGGCCCCGACGCCGGCGCGCCGATGCAGCCGCTTGCCCGCTACGACGGCCCCGCACCGATGTTCGCCCGCCTTGCCCGTGGCAGCGACGGTGGCTTGCTGCATCAGGACCCCGAGACGAACGCTGCCACGATGCTTGCACAATTCGCCGCTTCGGGGCAGCCGGGCCTCGCAGGTTTCCCTACCACCAGCAATATGTGGATCGTCGGCAAGAACAAGGCCCGTGACGCCCGCGCCATCATGCTTAATGGCCCGCAATTCGGCTGGTTCGCCCCCGCCTATACGTATGGCATCGGACTGCATGGCGCGGGTTTCGACCTCGTCGGCAACACGCCCTTCGGCTATCCGTGCATTCTCTTCGGCCACAACGGCAAGATCTCCTGGGGCTCGACGGCCGGCTTTGGCGACGATATCGACATCTACGCGGAAAAGCTCGACCCGGCTAACCCGAATCGCTATTTCCACAAAGGCCAATGGCACGAGATGGAGAAGCGGGTAGAGATCATCAAGGTGAAAGGCGGGGAGCCGGTGGTGCAAGAGGTCTATCGCACGGTGCACGGCATTGTGATGCAACGCGACGCGAAACAGCCCATTGCCTACGCCAAGGCTCGCGCATGGGACGGCCTCGAAGTGCAGTCGCTGCTGGCCTGGACCCATCAGGCGCAAGCCCAGGACTGGAAGTCCTGGACGGCGCAGGCGGCGCGTCACGCACTCACCATCAACTGGTACTACGCGGACGTGGCGGGCAATATCGGCTATGTCCACACAGGCGCCTATCCTTCGCGCCAGCCGGGACACGACCCGCGACTGCCCGTGCCCGGCACCGGAGAGTGGGACTGGAAGGGACTGTTGCCGTTCTCGACCAACCCGAAGGTCTACAACCCGAAGCAGGGCTGGATCGCAAACTGGAATAATTCGCCGCAGAAGGGCTATCCCGCCAGCGACCTGTTTGCGTTCCTGTGGGGTGGCGCCGACCGCGTTGTCGAAATCGACCAGCGTATCGAAGCCCACGACAAGCTGAGCGTCGACGATATGTGGCAGATCCTGAAGGACACCAGCGCTGTGGACGTCAATCGCCGCCACTTCGTGCCGTTCATCGAACGCGCCACGGCGACCCTCCCCGCAACCGATGCCCGACGCCAACTCGCCATGCAACTGGCCGCATGGAACGGCTTGAGCCGCGATCCGCAGCACACGGGCCACTACGACACGGCGGGCCCGGCTGTCATGGACGCATGGCTGAGCGCCATGCTCAAGCGCACGCTGGGGCAGGTGGTGCCTGCGCCGTACGATAAGTGGTTCCTGGCAAGTGGCTACGCCGCCCCCCAGGACGGCCCGACCGGGTCGATCAATATCGGCAATGGCAGCAAGGTGCTCTATGAAGCGTTGCGCGGCGACAAGGCAGGTGTGCCGCAAACGTTCGATATCTTCGAGGGCAAACGTCAGGACGATGTGATTCTCGCCGCACTGGACGACGCCATCGCCTCGCTCAAGACGAAGCTCGGCCCGGACATGACGGCGTGGCGCGCACCGACCGTACCGCTGACGTTCCGCGCAAACAACTTCTTCGGTGTGCCTCAGGCGAACGCCGCAGAAGCGGCGCGCACGCCCGTCTATATGAACCGGGGGACGGAGAACGACCTGATTGTTTTCGGTCCCAAGGGCAATGCAGCGAAGGTCGTCGCGTACGATGTGGTGGCGCCGGGCCAGAGCGGATTCATCGCGCCTGATGGCACGCGCTCGCCGCACTATGCCGATCAGTTGGAGATGTACACGTCGTTCGGGCGTAAGCCGCTGTGGCACGACGCGGCCGACGTGAATCGCATGGCGAAATCGGTGGAACGCCTGCGTATCGAGCGAGAGTCGAACGCCCAGTAA
- a CDS encoding MerR family transcriptional regulator yields the protein MKDSAIRLNASEAARRLGVSNKALRLYEQHGLVSPARTTAGYRVYGPAEMARASEVVALRALGLSLAQVRGVLSGGEPRALASALAVHERVLDDEIRDRLRRLESVRSLRAGLAAGRMPAEGELPGLIERSAPSVAFDLPWPWGGERFEMRDIRPLNYIIGSLGSGKTRLAIRLAQALPGGTFLGLDRLEAGRSTALLALERDDALRARVEHATTWLRDEGASESEALTVLLVALESECTGALVIDMIEQGLAQNTQEALSRYLRREAKTRGRLRFVMTRSSAILDLTAVGPDEAIMLCPANHSPPVRVAPYPGAPGFEAVATCLASPEVRSRIAMPPQTA from the coding sequence ATGAAGGATTCCGCGATCCGCCTGAACGCATCGGAGGCAGCCCGACGGCTTGGCGTCTCCAACAAAGCGCTGCGGCTTTACGAACAACACGGCCTGGTTTCACCCGCCAGAACCACGGCGGGCTACCGCGTGTATGGACCGGCCGAAATGGCGCGGGCGTCCGAAGTGGTTGCGCTGCGCGCCCTGGGGTTGAGCCTTGCGCAAGTCCGGGGCGTATTGAGCGGTGGCGAACCGCGGGCCCTGGCGAGCGCGTTGGCCGTGCATGAACGCGTGCTTGACGACGAGATTCGCGATCGGCTGAGGCGGCTGGAGAGCGTAAGAAGCTTGCGAGCTGGGCTCGCGGCTGGCCGAATGCCTGCCGAAGGGGAATTGCCGGGCCTCATTGAACGGTCCGCGCCGAGTGTCGCCTTCGATTTGCCGTGGCCGTGGGGTGGCGAGCGATTCGAGATGCGTGACATTCGGCCGTTGAACTACATCATCGGGTCACTTGGGAGCGGCAAAACGCGGTTGGCCATACGGCTCGCGCAGGCTTTGCCAGGTGGCACATTTCTTGGTCTTGATCGACTGGAAGCCGGTCGTTCAACCGCCCTCCTCGCCCTTGAACGGGACGATGCGTTGCGCGCGCGGGTCGAACATGCGACGACGTGGTTGCGAGACGAGGGGGCGAGCGAATCCGAGGCGTTGACCGTGCTGCTCGTTGCGCTGGAATCGGAGTGCACCGGGGCCTTGGTCATCGACATGATCGAACAGGGACTTGCACAAAACACGCAGGAAGCCCTGAGTCGCTACTTGCGCAGGGAGGCAAAAACGCGGGGGCGGCTGCGTTTCGTCATGACACGTTCGTCGGCCATTCTCGACCTGACGGCGGTGGGTCCTGACGAGGCCATTATGTTGTGCCCGGCCAACCACAGTCCGCCCGTACGGGTGGCCCCCTACCCTGGCGCGCCCGGTTTCGAGGCCGTGGCGACGTGTCTCGCGTCGCCCGAAGTGCGATCGAGAATCGCAATGCCGCCGCAGACTGCGTGA
- the epsC gene encoding serine O-acetyltransferase EpsC gives MAAFEIDDIVSSLHSARLRWRDGQRRLLESGGRDLPSRERLAEIITQLKGVLFPMRLGPLDLHQQGENYYVGHTLTSVLNDLSEQARLEWRYKARHNAEITSALIEERAHSAIQQFARKLPEIRELLDCDVLAAYQGDPAAGSVDEVLICYPGIHAMIHHRIAHELYRLELPLLARIIAEQAHSETGIDIHPGAQIGAGFFIDHGTGVVIGETAILGQRVRVYQAVTLGAKRFPADDDGNPQKGLPRHPIVEDNVVIYAGATILGRVTIGQGSVIGGNVWLTQDVPPYSNITQARSRTEAGSPPVSGCDNDPA, from the coding sequence GTGGCCGCTTTCGAAATCGACGATATTGTCTCCTCACTGCACTCCGCCCGCCTGCGCTGGCGTGACGGCCAACGTCGCCTGCTCGAATCCGGTGGACGCGATCTCCCCTCGCGTGAACGCCTCGCGGAAATCATCACGCAACTCAAAGGCGTTCTCTTTCCCATGCGCCTCGGTCCTCTCGACCTCCACCAACAAGGCGAGAATTATTACGTCGGTCATACCCTCACCAGCGTTCTTAACGACCTCTCGGAACAAGCTCGGCTCGAATGGCGCTATAAGGCCCGGCATAATGCCGAAATTACCTCCGCACTCATCGAGGAACGCGCACACTCCGCCATCCAGCAATTCGCCCGCAAACTCCCGGAAATCCGCGAACTGCTCGACTGCGATGTACTCGCCGCCTATCAAGGCGATCCGGCCGCAGGCAGCGTCGACGAAGTCCTGATCTGCTACCCCGGCATCCACGCGATGATCCACCACCGGATCGCCCACGAACTCTATCGCCTCGAACTGCCTCTGCTCGCCCGTATCATCGCGGAACAAGCCCATTCCGAAACCGGTATCGATATCCACCCCGGTGCCCAAATCGGCGCAGGCTTCTTTATCGATCACGGAACCGGTGTGGTGATCGGCGAAACCGCTATCCTCGGTCAACGCGTGCGCGTGTATCAGGCCGTGACGCTCGGCGCCAAACGCTTCCCCGCCGACGACGACGGTAACCCCCAGAAGGGCCTCCCTCGCCATCCGATCGTGGAAGACAATGTCGTCATTTATGCCGGTGCCACGATTCTCGGCAGAGTCACCATCGGACAAGGCTCGGTCATCGGCGGTAACGTCTGGCTAACGCAAGACGTTCCCCCCTACAGCAACATCACCCAAGCCCGCTCGCGCACGGAAGCCGGCTCGCCCCCCGTCTCAGGATGCGATAACGACCCGGCCTGA
- a CDS encoding PLP-dependent aminotransferase family protein, with the protein MDFPYLKPGRGDDAPLYLQLYRRYRDAIATGKLRAGDRVPSVRSLASELNLARGTVELAYQMLTSEGYFSPRGAAGTFVSPRLAHLGETAPVGAPTIPSPMPIDTQMAAGVPRPFQLGLPALDAFPRKTWVRLAARNLRALDLTSMAYPESAGYGPLRHAIATYLGISRGIACTADQVFVTAGYRAGLDLICRTLLEPGDEGWFEDPGYLFARQFLIAAGMRLTPIPVDDEGIDVSYGIRHAAGARFAVVTPTHQSPTGATLSLPRRLALLEWAGQQNAWIVEDDYDSEFRYHGRPVPALKSLDHDGRVLYAGTFSKALFPGLRLAYLVVPVAHIERFSKSANLLGGPGPISTQATVADFMDHGHFARHLRKMRTLYAERRGFLVNALNRVFGDDVGVQPQAGGIQTLAYLRNSLSRQSDVSLANAAHELGLAVHALSHWQLHGTPRSGLLMGFTNIPDPETALLLCQQLSAAANSR; encoded by the coding sequence ATGGATTTCCCTTATCTGAAGCCGGGCCGGGGTGACGACGCACCGCTCTACCTGCAACTGTACCGCCGCTACCGCGACGCTATCGCCACCGGCAAGCTCCGGGCGGGCGATCGCGTGCCCTCGGTGCGCAGTCTCGCCAGCGAGCTGAATCTGGCGCGGGGCACGGTGGAACTGGCCTATCAGATGCTGACGAGCGAGGGGTATTTTTCGCCTCGCGGCGCTGCGGGAACGTTTGTGTCGCCGCGTCTGGCCCATCTTGGCGAGACGGCGCCGGTCGGTGCGCCGACAATACCTTCGCCGATGCCCATCGATACACAGATGGCCGCGGGCGTACCGCGGCCGTTTCAATTGGGACTGCCCGCGCTCGACGCCTTCCCGCGCAAGACATGGGTTCGCCTCGCCGCGCGCAACCTTCGCGCGCTGGATCTCACGTCGATGGCATATCCCGAGTCTGCCGGATATGGCCCGCTTCGCCACGCCATTGCAACTTATCTGGGTATTTCCCGTGGCATCGCCTGCACGGCGGACCAGGTGTTTGTGACGGCGGGTTATCGCGCCGGACTCGATCTGATTTGCCGCACGTTGCTCGAACCGGGGGATGAGGGCTGGTTCGAGGACCCGGGCTATCTGTTTGCCCGCCAGTTCCTGATCGCCGCCGGAATGCGTCTGACCCCGATCCCGGTGGACGATGAGGGGATCGACGTCAGCTACGGCATTCGACACGCTGCCGGCGCACGCTTTGCCGTTGTGACACCCACTCACCAAAGTCCCACCGGCGCAACGCTGTCGCTGCCCCGGCGGCTCGCACTGCTCGAATGGGCAGGACAACAAAACGCTTGGATCGTGGAAGACGACTACGACAGCGAGTTTCGCTATCACGGCCGCCCCGTTCCCGCGCTCAAGAGCCTCGACCACGACGGCCGTGTACTCTATGCGGGAACCTTCAGTAAGGCGCTGTTCCCCGGCCTCCGCCTGGCTTATCTGGTGGTGCCGGTTGCCCATATCGAACGCTTCAGCAAATCCGCAAACCTCCTCGGTGGCCCGGGGCCCATCTCCACACAAGCAACGGTCGCCGACTTCATGGATCACGGCCATTTTGCCCGCCATCTGCGCAAGATGCGCACGCTCTACGCCGAACGACGCGGGTTTCTTGTCAACGCGCTCAATCGCGTCTTTGGCGATGACGTTGGCGTGCAGCCCCAGGCTGGTGGTATCCAGACCCTCGCTTATCTCCGCAATTCGCTCAGCCGTCAAAGCGATGTTTCGCTCGCGAATGCCGCACATGAACTCGGCCTCGCGGTGCACGCCTTAAGCCATTGGCAACTTCACGGCACACCGCGTTCCGGCCTGCTGATGGGGTTCACCAATATTCCCGACCCGGAAACAGCGCTGCTGCTCTGCCAACAACTGTCTGCTGCCGCGAATTCTCGCTGA
- a CDS encoding carboxymuconolactone decarboxylase family protein, giving the protein MSPLRLPYYTLSPEAYQGFGATKKALEKSSLGKPLVELVYLRVSQINGCAFCLEMHAKALRAGGTPDFKIDSLAGWRVSSHYSPRERAALAWTESLVAIDRTHAPDEDFEPLREHFTEAEISDLSFAVALMSAFNRLAIGMRQ; this is encoded by the coding sequence ATGAGCCCCCTTCGTTTGCCGTACTACACGCTGTCGCCCGAAGCCTACCAAGGGTTCGGCGCGACCAAAAAAGCGCTGGAGAAAAGCAGCCTCGGCAAGCCGCTGGTAGAACTGGTGTACCTGCGCGTGTCCCAAATCAACGGCTGTGCATTTTGCCTTGAGATGCACGCGAAGGCGTTGCGTGCGGGAGGCACCCCCGACTTCAAGATCGACAGCCTGGCCGGATGGCGCGTCAGTTCCCACTACAGCCCCCGCGAACGTGCCGCGCTCGCCTGGACCGAATCGCTCGTTGCCATCGACCGTACGCATGCGCCCGATGAAGACTTCGAACCGCTACGCGAACACTTCACCGAGGCCGAAATTTCCGACCTGAGCTTCGCCGTCGCCCTAATGAGCGCGTTCAATCGTCTGGCCATCGGCATGCGTCAGTAA
- a CDS encoding LysR substrate-binding domain-containing protein, translated as MDVRQLRNFVTIVDSGSLSKAADRLHIAQPSLSAQLRGLEEELQAQLLLRSAQGVTPTEAGKALYRHARVVLRQMEQIRQEVREGGGSEAGPVAVGFPTTIAAILAVPLFARVREQYPGIRLQIFESMSGYIGELLANGRLDLAMLFRDSETRGVSVMPLFDEALYVLGGHRACPAIYEDDARGTCELAKLANVPIVAPSGSNGLRLLIERSFAQANVELNIVADIDSLPTLIDIARSGDACSILPASSLASRDPALRPPSRRIVAPHLQRPASLCWSNSLPVGSATVAVRQCIADLIRELQADGHWTGITLRPADRGADLA; from the coding sequence ATGGACGTCAGACAGCTTCGGAATTTTGTGACGATTGTGGATAGCGGCAGCCTGTCGAAGGCGGCAGATCGGCTGCATATCGCGCAACCGTCGTTGAGTGCGCAGTTGCGCGGGCTTGAGGAGGAACTCCAGGCGCAGTTGCTGCTGCGCAGTGCACAGGGGGTGACACCCACGGAAGCGGGCAAGGCGCTTTACCGGCATGCCCGCGTGGTGTTGCGGCAGATGGAGCAGATTCGTCAGGAGGTTCGGGAGGGCGGGGGCAGTGAGGCGGGGCCGGTCGCAGTCGGGTTTCCGACGACGATTGCCGCGATTCTCGCGGTGCCGTTGTTCGCGCGGGTGCGCGAGCAGTATCCGGGCATCCGGTTGCAGATTTTCGAGAGCATGAGCGGCTATATCGGCGAGTTGCTGGCGAACGGGCGTCTCGATCTGGCGATGCTGTTTCGCGATTCGGAAACGCGTGGCGTGTCGGTCATGCCGTTGTTCGACGAGGCGTTGTATGTTCTCGGGGGACATCGGGCGTGTCCGGCGATTTACGAGGATGACGCACGCGGCACATGCGAGTTGGCGAAGCTGGCCAACGTGCCGATTGTCGCGCCGAGTGGATCGAACGGCTTGCGCCTGCTGATTGAGCGCAGTTTTGCGCAGGCGAATGTGGAACTGAACATTGTGGCGGATATCGACTCGCTGCCAACGCTTATCGACATTGCACGCTCGGGCGACGCGTGCTCGATTCTGCCGGCGTCGTCTCTTGCGTCGCGCGATCCGGCGCTGCGCCCGCCGTCGCGGCGCATTGTGGCGCCGCACCTGCAACGGCCGGCCAGCTTGTGCTGGTCGAACTCACTGCCGGTGGGCTCGGCCACGGTGGCGGTTCGTCAGTGCATTGCCGATCTGATTCGTGAACTTCAGGCGGACGGGCATTGGACGGGCATCACGTTGCGCCCGGCGGATCGGGGTGCCGATCTCGCCTGA
- a CDS encoding 2-hydroxycarboxylate transporter family protein, with amino-acid sequence MRDGLSATTAQGGHGANGTSTTPSSGHALRDAWWRFMDMRVGIVPLPVHLVLIAAIVTTVLTTGKLSAELSPIIALLAVCSFTCMEIGQRIPIFRSIGGPVILVTFLPSWLVFTHALPPSVVTPIVAFWKQSNFLYLFIPGIIVGSILSMDRKVLIGGFLRIFVPLAIGSVLAGIVGTAVGTLLGMGLFHTVFFVVVPVMSGGLGEGVIPLTLGYAEVLHESAGDLLAQALPAVMLGNVCAIVFSGVLNAIGKRYPSLTGNGQLMRSGNDDLGTQDSHDETAKPALPVDATDIAAAGMIAVCLYFVGMLAQNTLGLPGPVMMLVFAVAAKIGFIFSPKIEAGAGVVYKFFATAVTYPLLFAIGVVITPWQKVVASFNVPTLVTIVATVLTLMVTAFVVARRMNMHPIDAAIVVGTHSGMGGTGDVAILTAANRMRLMPFAQIATRIGGAITITLSLIVLAKIV; translated from the coding sequence ATGCGAGACGGACTCTCTGCCACCACCGCACAGGGCGGTCACGGCGCGAACGGAACTTCCACGACCCCATCATCCGGCCATGCACTGCGAGACGCGTGGTGGCGCTTCATGGACATGCGCGTCGGGATCGTGCCGTTGCCAGTCCACCTCGTGCTGATCGCCGCCATCGTCACAACAGTTCTCACCACGGGAAAACTCTCGGCCGAACTCTCGCCGATCATCGCCCTGCTCGCCGTGTGCAGCTTCACCTGCATGGAGATCGGACAACGGATTCCCATCTTCCGCAGCATCGGCGGCCCGGTGATCCTCGTCACCTTCCTGCCGTCGTGGCTTGTGTTCACGCATGCGCTGCCGCCGTCCGTCGTCACGCCCATCGTCGCCTTCTGGAAACAAAGCAACTTCCTGTACCTGTTTATCCCCGGCATCATCGTCGGCAGCATTCTGAGCATGGACCGCAAAGTGCTGATCGGCGGCTTCCTCAGAATCTTCGTGCCGCTCGCGATCGGTTCGGTGCTCGCCGGCATTGTGGGCACGGCCGTTGGCACCCTGCTCGGCATGGGCCTCTTTCACACCGTATTCTTCGTCGTGGTTCCGGTAATGTCCGGCGGACTGGGCGAAGGCGTGATTCCGCTGACCCTCGGCTACGCCGAAGTGCTGCACGAGAGCGCCGGCGACCTGCTGGCGCAAGCCCTGCCCGCCGTCATGCTCGGCAACGTTTGCGCCATCGTCTTCTCCGGCGTACTCAACGCCATCGGCAAACGCTATCCGTCGCTGACCGGTAACGGCCAACTCATGCGCTCGGGCAATGACGACCTCGGTACGCAGGACTCCCACGATGAAACCGCCAAGCCCGCGCTGCCAGTCGACGCCACCGATATCGCCGCCGCCGGCATGATCGCCGTGTGCCTCTACTTCGTCGGCATGCTCGCGCAAAACACGCTGGGCCTGCCCGGTCCCGTGATGATGCTTGTGTTTGCCGTGGCCGCGAAGATCGGGTTCATCTTCTCGCCGAAGATCGAAGCCGGTGCCGGCGTCGTCTACAAATTCTTCGCCACGGCAGTCACCTATCCGCTGCTGTTCGCAATCGGCGTTGTCATCACGCCGTGGCAGAAAGTCGTCGCATCGTTCAACGTGCCCACGCTCGTGACGATTGTTGCAACCGTTCTCACGCTGATGGTGACGGCCTTCGTCGTGGCGCGCCGCATGAACATGCACCCCATCGACGCCGCCATTGTCGTGGGCACCCATAGCGGCATGGGCGGCACCGGCGATGTGGCCATCCTCACGGCCGCCAACCGCATGCGACTGATGCCGTTCGCCCAGATCGCCACACGCATTGGCGGCGCCATCACCATCACGCTGAGCCTGATCGTGCTCGCCAAGATCGTCTGA
- a CDS encoding CaiB/BaiF CoA transferase family protein: protein MRPLDGIKVIALEHAIAAPFCTRQLADLGARVIKIERPGAGDFARAYDARVNGMSSHFVWTNRSKESLTLDLKQDAAQAVLHDLLADADVLVQNLAPGAADRLGLGYDALSARYPRIIVCGISGYGPDGPYRDKKAYDLLIQSESGFLSVTGSPEASAKAGCSIADIAAGMYAYTNILSALIQRGKTGRGCRIDISMLECMVEWMGFPLYYAVDDQSPPPRAGAAHATIFPYGPFETGDGKTVMLGLQNEREWKIFCDKVLEQPALADDARFASNPKRLENRDALRAIIRNVFMQLSAPQLVSRLDAVGIANANLNDMHDVWQHAQLAARERWANVATPNGTIKAPIPPGMPAAGPDFTPRMDPIPALGQHTDAILAELGRSASQIEALHAAQVV, encoded by the coding sequence ATGAGGCCCCTGGACGGCATCAAGGTCATTGCACTCGAACACGCCATCGCGGCGCCGTTCTGCACCCGTCAATTGGCCGACCTCGGCGCGCGCGTCATCAAGATCGAGCGCCCGGGCGCCGGTGACTTTGCCCGCGCCTACGATGCGCGCGTGAACGGCATGTCGTCGCACTTCGTATGGACCAACCGCTCCAAGGAAAGCCTGACGCTCGACCTGAAACAGGACGCGGCGCAGGCCGTGTTGCACGACCTGCTCGCCGATGCCGACGTACTCGTTCAGAACCTCGCCCCGGGCGCAGCCGATCGTCTGGGTCTGGGCTACGACGCGTTGTCGGCCCGCTATCCGCGCATTATCGTGTGCGGTATTTCCGGCTACGGCCCCGACGGCCCTTACCGGGACAAAAAGGCTTACGACCTGCTCATCCAGAGCGAGTCCGGATTTCTGTCCGTGACGGGCTCACCCGAGGCCTCTGCCAAGGCGGGCTGCTCGATCGCCGACATCGCAGCCGGCATGTACGCGTACACCAATATCCTTTCGGCCCTGATCCAGCGCGGCAAAACCGGACGCGGATGCCGCATCGATATCTCCATGCTCGAGTGCATGGTTGAATGGATGGGGTTCCCGCTCTACTACGCCGTCGACGACCAGTCGCCGCCGCCACGCGCGGGGGCCGCACACGCCACGATCTTCCCATATGGTCCGTTCGAGACCGGCGACGGCAAGACCGTCATGCTCGGCTTGCAAAACGAACGCGAGTGGAAGATCTTCTGCGACAAGGTGCTTGAACAACCGGCGCTGGCCGACGACGCACGCTTCGCATCGAACCCGAAACGCCTGGAAAATCGCGACGCCCTGCGCGCCATCATCCGCAACGTTTTCATGCAGCTCAGCGCGCCGCAACTGGTCAGCCGCCTCGACGCCGTCGGCATTGCCAACGCCAATCTCAACGACATGCACGACGTGTGGCAGCATGCGCAGCTTGCCGCACGCGAGCGGTGGGCGAACGTCGCCACACCGAACGGCACGATCAAGGCACCCATTCCGCCCGGCATGCCCGCAGCAGGCCCCGATTTCACGCCGCGTATGGATCCGATTCCTGCGCTCGGACAACACACCGACGCCATCCTCGCCGAACTCGGCCGTTCGGCGTCGCAGATCGAAGCGCTGCACGCGGCGCAGGTGGTGTAA